The genomic stretch TACTGCTCTTAAATGTAAAGCAAGAGGTGCACTGCTTGTATGAAAAAGATAATTTAAAAGCATATTCATATTCaaacaaatgtgcaaaaaaacaaaGGTAGCCCACACATGTTCAAGATATTCTGCCATGTTACACGTATAGACTGTTTCAGTGGCAACAACATAAGTAGTCTCTCTAGAGtggtttatttctgataacaagctaaataaacatgtaaattgccttagttcaaatcatagtaACGTTACTATGTAAAATCACGCTTGTTCCTGTGACCAGTGACAATAAAgactattctattctattctaatGTATGCAACGATCTTTGAATAATTGCCTGGCTACCAAACCTCTCCTTACACCCAGATCCATCCAATCACCCCTCAAATTTTTCTCTGCAAAGTGGAATATACGTTTCATAATGTCTTATGCTTTGTTTATTTCAAATACCTTAATGGTGTGAAACCAAATTTAGCATGGAACTGGAGAACCTGTATTACTACTGCAGTGAAGCATGGCTTAACATTCTTGCATTCTGTACGTTGACAAAAGGAGCTAAAGATATATCAGCTTATGTCTAATTGGGCATAAAAATTTGAACTATGCCGAATGAAGGAAAAcactaaaaacacatttgaaactTAAAGCTATCACTCTAGTAGCAAGGCCACTTTTCCAACATCTTAAAAAGATTGctttgttaaataattgtgtacaTTGCACTGTATTGGACAACAACACGATCAGCTGGACTAGAGGAAGTACCTGAGCTCGGGATTTAACAGAGTATCCATTTTAAGGCAGATTTGACGTTGAGCAGCTTGAAGAAAGCTGCAACACTGGAGCAACCCAATTCAGAGTAGTATGCTCTCCTGTGTGATGTCACACCTATGGATAAAAGACAACACAACTGCGTTCAGTCATTGTACATATCCTAATGGAAATGTATTTGTCCGTAAATATGTACAGATGAAGTTGTAACCCTGCATACAAAAAAGCTTAAactatgtaacaaaaaatggtTCACAGTTGACAAATAAAGCCTTAACGTTTATATGTTTTCCGAAGACAGACTTGAAAGTTACAGCGTTCAAATGGTCAGCTTTAACATTGTACTTGTTGCAACAGACAGAAGTGGAGGGAAGAGTACTTATCTGTTTCAGCAAGACAAAATGCCTTTTGTTTGAGTGTGAAAGGTTAAAGACTGTGATCCACAATATCAATAAGCACACTTTGTTCTCTGAAATAACATATTATATACCTTATGTTTTACCTATAGTAAACACTTAACTAACTTTAAACGAAATAACAACGTTTCGGAAAAAGAGAACTTGCATAGTGCAGAGGAGCTAACGTTATCTGTAGCATGTGGGTGACATTTGTTTGGACAACATAGCCATTTTACTCAGCTGTTTATCTCGGTTAAATTATTGTTGTAGATTACAATATTCATAACGATGTCAACAGCACAAGTCTTTGAATACCATAGAGTTTGGCTCTTTATTACTGACTGTTTGGTTAGTAATGGCAGCTCGAAAGATCCTTCAGTACTTGACCGCGGGCAGCTAAAAAATTTAGCCCGTGGTTTCGAGGCCTACACGGAGGCCACGCTTCATCTGTCTTTAGTGTGTTTCCACTGTATACAAACCACTTTGATACCACCGTAATGTCTAATCACATTGTAATACTAACGgtgaatttaaaaaattgtttatcTAAATGGATCCTGACtgcatttattaaatgtgttattGATCGGTCCTCAGATCTCACAGGCTAGTTACAGGGTGAGCAGTCTTCAAGTCTTTGCTTGTTTATCATAAACTAACCTCTACGTTAACCTTAAAGGATTGACTGTTATCTACAACATAACGTTACTCAGCTCTACAAAACGAAAATTATAGTTTGACCTGTGTTTATTTTTCCATGTACCAGGGTCACCGTAGACGGTCGGTTAGCGAGTTAGCACTAACGTTACTATTACTACTAACTAGGTAGCTCGATGGCTAACTGGGTAAAATTGTTGCATGTAGGCTTTCGTTTGGGTATGGTTTGTGTGCCAATAGAAACTGAAAAAGGCGGCAAAATACTTACTTCGTATACTTCTCCAGTTCGTGTAAGCTGTCCATCTTCTAGGACAACGATGGCAACCTTATTTCCCCTAAACATCCAGCAGCACACAGACGTCAAATCCACACGGGCCAGCCAACAAACTGCTCTCTCGAAAACACAATTCGCCCGGTGTAAGATATCCTGCTGCTAATTCCAAATGCTTTCATTTAATGCTCGGTCCACGGTGTTCAAATGAAGACCCATTAGACGAAACCCCTGTACCATTGGATCAGTACGAAGCGAGCTGTAAAGGGCAACATCCTTTTTGTTTCATGGTGTGGGACAGCCTCAGATTATCCGCTGGAGTCGATATGCGATGCACCGGTTGCGGCTCCTCCTCTCTCTCCGAGCTACAACAGTGAAAGAGGTCGACATGCACTGCTGCCCAGAGGGACTGGTGACGATGAACCGAGGATTTGGGGGTCTTTGTTACTTTGTTAATTACGACATCGTCCAGTACAATAGATGgggaaataaatatgttttatgaaagagagattgtgtgacaaaaaatttttttaagacgtttaaaaatgtttcatgtttcaACGTGAGACAACGCGGAGACCATATAGGCCTTAACAAGAGGTCAGAGCACAGCCAAAGTTTAGGGTTAATCTAGAAGTTTGGAGAAACGTAGATAATAGTTGGTTGATATGGAGATATAATCTTAAAAGTATCTCATCTAAAAATATTACCCTGATAAAGTTTGGGAAGGAAGGATAACACTGCAAGTAAAATCAgtcttaaaggggtagttcacccaaaaatgaaaattgtcataatttactcacttttattgtgttacaaacctgtataaatttctttgttttggtcaacacgaagaaagatattttgaggaatgtttgcaaccaaaccgtCTAAccttcacttccatagtattcttttatcctactatggaagtgaatggggctcatgaaaggtttggttacaaatagggtggccattcgtgccagttccgctgGACACGTCCCGAATAGGATTTCGGGTgtgttctccggaagtcgcgttgctcgaccgtgtatgtcatcgaggttctcacatttcagttaaaaaacattagaaaattacgatttatttattttaagacatacaatcactgtagttttttttaccttgaaatgtaacgtttgcttttctgaaattgaacccgaaatattaaaccttgatgacgtatgcagtcggCCAACGCGAAttccggagaacgcacccgatatcctgttcgggacgtgtccggcggaactggcacgaatggccaccctagttacaaacatttcttgaaatatctttcttcgtgttcatcagaacaaagaaatttatacaggtttgtaacaacataaaagtgagtaaatggtgacagaattttcatttttgtatgaactattcctttaacgaaGTGTTAATTGTTTTGTAAAGTGATGTTAGACACATTGTGCGGACTAGtaatatttaacaaaacatgtAATTGTATCTTGGCTGATTTGTTCGCTTTTAAAATTATTACAATTGGTCTGCAGTATTATTAAATGACTTTAGGGTAGATATTCACAGCATTAGTAACTAGTATGTAGTTACTGTTATGCAACCTTTTGTATCGTCTTCCTGTCATAAACGTTTTTGGAATGCGCACATACCTCATCTCTCCCCTCATTCTTGAAGTCTCCTGTTAAAAACAAGCCTGATCACAAAACTGGAATTAAAACTTTTCAATTTTTCATGgtttaatttctaattctaTATAAAACATATGTTCGACTAAGATGTGTTGATGTATAATAACAGAAAAGGAAGGAAAAGCAGCATTTTATCATATCAAATCCAAGGATTATTCAAGTATTACCCTTGTCATAGACTCTTTGATTTGTTGCTGTATTGTAAAGTTCATCATGAACAATAAAGAAAGGTGAAGGTGGGAGTGGCTTACAAAGGGGAGCATTGCGACTAATATGGCAAAACAATCCTTTTCTACAGTTGAGTAAAGGCACATGCCATTGTGAGCACCATAGCAGGAGAAGACCAACTTTGAAAAACTAgtttgagtgagatacacgaTGAATTTTAGTTGCACAATGTATTTTAGCTCTGCTTAAGTCCTGGCTCTTGACTTTATGTAGGGATTGCCAGTGGGtaatagggatgcatatcaattaatcgcgattaatctatagcagaataaaagtttttgtttacatcatatatgtgtgtgaactgtgtataataattatgtatatataaatatgcacacatgcatgtataattctaagaaaaaaatatatttatatattaagtatttatatttatatataatataaattatacataaatatacaaatgtatatacacatgtaaacattgcttaaatatatacatgcatgtgtgtgcatttaactatacaaagttattatatacagtacacacacatatatgatgtaaacaaaaacttttattctgctatagattaatcgcgattaattgatatgcatccctagtgGGTAACTTTCTGACATTCTGCTTTGGGTACAAAGTGCGGGTCTTCTTGTCTTCAAATGATCTACACTTGATGAATTTGGTCAACTTGTATGAAAATGATTTtcggttttttttttactggtcTGCTTCTAGCTTGACACAAATCTTGTTTGCACTTGTTTGCATGAAGCGCCTGCTGGgaacaaaatatttttcttatgtTTGTTAATTTTGTTTCATTCCTTTTAAAATGTTCTTTAGGTTATctaatttatttgttaaaaacaaattataattCCTGCTCCTCGGTACTCAGTGTAAATATTGGATAGTTTACCATAGCAATCATTTATCATACCCACAAAATTGTATAACGCTTTGCAAGTAGACTATTTGTAAACGTGTGTGTTGATGTCTATTTAATTCAGTGTGATTTTATTCATTACATTCCagttatctctctctctctctctctctctctctctctctctctctctctctctctctctctctctctctctctccctctctctggATGGACAAAGGGCTTCGCTTTGCATTTTTCTTCCAGCAAGCATTCTAGAATGATCAGCCATAATATGTAAATACGCGGTTTCGTTATTTTTTTGGCGCCTGCAGGCTTCCGTAGTCCACAGATGGCGCTAGAGACGCATAAGCTTAGATTCATGATATGCCCTCACTGGTGATATAAAATAACGACGTTTTTGTTTTGCCACGGTGGAAATCGGACAGACGACATCCTAAATTGGTTAAATTTCGCATTCGTTTATGATTGGAGAAGAGTGATATTTCCTTTATTTTGTGTAAGTTGGTAAATGTTGTGCCTGTCATATTCTGGGCCTATCATTTTAGCGTGGCCGATACCGAAAGTAGCTTTCGTTTTTATCTTGCTCTTATATAATCTcagatttatatataatatcttGCAAAAACGCGTGGATCCTTTTTCACCGCGCAATGTGTAACAGTTATCAAACGTGTTTCTCGTGCCATGCATCGTTAAAATCGACACGGTTgtattgtttgtctgtttggTTGCTTTGGCGGAAATCGGTTGAACCTTTGTAACTTAGGTTTTTTGTGGGGGATGTGAGATTAAAAGACGTGTAGGAAGATAGCATGTGTTTATATTTCTGAATAAAATCCTACAGAAATAGGATTGTTATTTAACACTAATGCAGTTTTTAAAACGTTTCACCTGATAGAAAGCAAGCACGGTTGCTTAAGAAACCGGAtgtcttttttttcttaaacaagatGCCACAATACAGTAGGAAAGGTCATGGAGGATTTTTTTGCCTTTTATTTACCATTAGTATTtggagaattttttttaagaaagctTTGAAACATTGATGACGACATGATGGGTGCAGGTGATGTGAaattgatgtgtttttaaatgtactgAGCTGAGGTTTTATTGTGTGTATTGAGTGACTGTAGTGTAGTTTATATTgggtttttgtattattttaactACTTGAAAAGATTTGAGTTGCTGTAATCCATTGCAAACTGTTTTACCCTACTGTTCTTTGTGCTGTATATGGATTGGAGTGGGAAAATGCAGATATTATTAATTATCATAGATAACAGCATAGTTAAATATGCGATGAACAATCATGGTTGTCATTTCTCTGACAGTGGCGCCAGCTTTAGTTGTAAAAATTGACAAGCTGGAAAACTAGTCTTTCCTGTTAATCTCAAAAGTATGATGTTTGCCGGGTGAAGTTGTTTTTTCGTGGATCAACAGACGTTGTTACTGGATACAAACTGGTTGGTCCTGGCTAGATTGGCTTGTGGGAGGTTTGTGTTGCACAACAAAACGTGGTCGTTCTTGGTTCGCAAAGCATATTTGGGAGCTTTTTCAATGTTTTGATGTGGAGGCAACGGTTTTGTCAGCTATAATGCAAACTCTATGTGCCCCTTCTGTCTACAGGTGCTGTTGTGTGTGCTCCATCATGGCTGTGGTCATCCGATTACAGGGGCTCAGAATCACGGCTGGTTCTGAGGACATTCGCAATTTCTTCACTGGGCTCAGAATCCCCGATGGTGGGGTTCATATTATTGGTGGGGACCTTGAGGAAGCTTTCATAATATTTGCATCCGATGAAGATGCGAGACGAGCCATGACGCGCTCGGGGGGCTGCATAAAGGGCTCACCTGTTAACTTGCTTCTGAGTAGCAAGACAGAAATGCAGAATCTTCTCGAAGAAAGCACTAGACGGTCTGAGTTAAAAGGCAGGGGTATCAAAAGACCTGTGGAAACGGGTCCTCAGCAGTTCAATAAAGACCCGAGACCAGACGTGCGAAGGGTAGATCATCAGGAGTTGAGAAAAAGACCGTCTCCTTCTTCATTCGGTGAACCGCGAGGCAAGAGAGAAGGGTCTGTGTCTATCAAGGATGATGTTTATCTGAAGTTGACCGGGATGCCGTTCTCGGCGACGAAGGTAGACGTTCGTACCTTTTTTGATGGGTTGCAACTCGATGATATTCTCTTTCTGAGGAACAACCGTGGAACATTTAACGGACAGGCTCTCGTCAGATTTGTCACCGTAGAGGACACCATCGCAGGTCTGAAGAGGGATCGACAATACATCGGACCGCGGTATATACAAGTATCGAGATGCACAGAGGAGCAGTGGCTGCAATCAGGGGGCGTTGTTAGACTAGAACCCCGAAAGAGAAAGTCCGTAGATCGTACGAGATCTCAGTCTCCTGTTTCCTACCGGTCACGGTCTCGTTCCCCCTCCCGTGAAGAATACTGTGTTTTGTTTGAAAACTTGGCGTATGGAATTGAAAAGCGAGATTTGAGGGCATTACTTAATCCGCTGTCTTTGAAGGATGACCAAATTATTATCTTTGCGCAAAAGCAGGACGATAGAACCAAATCGGCCATTGTAGTGTTTAGAAATCTTACCGATTATTGTGCTGGCTTGGCTCATCATAAGGAAATTTTGCAGACTCGGGTTGTTTACGTGTCGCCTGTCTCCAAGGAAAAAATGGTAGCCATGTTGGAATCTTCTGTTGATGTGGACAAGGACACCAGAGGGCAGAGGCGGTCGGCTGAAATGCCCCAATCTTCAAGAAGAGCTCCAGATTCAGAGATGAGGTGTGTCTACGTGCGCAATCTGCCCTTTGATGTTCGGAAAGTGGAGATTATGGACTTCTTCCATGGATTTGCGCTCTCGGAGGATAAGGTTATTTTATTGCGTGATGAAAGAGGAGCTGGGCTTGGTGAGGCTTTGGTGATCTTTCAGTCTGAGAAGGAGGCTGCAATGGCTCAGTCCCTAAATGGACAGGGGTTTCTTGGATCAGAAGTCATGCTAAAGTGCATTACATTGGCCCAAATGCGTGAATTTGGTTTGAACGACCAATCGGTGATCAACTCGCAGGTGCAGAACTTTCAGAGACCAGAAGAAGTTTTCAATGATGGTGCAGGGTTTTCTAATGCCCAGATGCGCCCTGATGATTGTAATATGCAGCCCAGTTTTGGAGGTGACTCCTTTGAGCCTAATTTTCAGCGTAATAATGCATTTAGAGCGGGACCGGAGGGTAACGGCAATCGCCGTTACGGATCACCTGACCAACAGTTTGATGGACCAACGTGTATTAAATTGCTCAATTTACCCTCCCAGATAAGGATCGATGAGATTTATGACTTCTGCTATGGATACAGAGTGATTCCAGGATCTGCCTCATTGCTATATGATAGAAATGGAGCTCCCAGGCGTTGTGCCACAGTATTGTTCGAAACCCACAGAGAAGCACTCACCGCTCTTCAAGAATTAAATGGGAGACCGATTGGCACAAGGAAGATTCAGGTTGTGTTTGTGTAAATATGCATGTAGAATATAGGATCAAAAGATTTGGTGCAATTTGTTCTTGTTGTCTCaacataaatacaaattttgtgttttttaaggcTTGTGCAAGTAGAcctgtttttttgtcatttttctttctttctgaaTTTTTCAGAATTCTGAATTTGAATTTCCAGATAAAATTTCTTTACTGTAGATGAATACTATCTGTTGTAAGTAattcttaaaatacatttggtttCAAATATTCTGCTCTTTAATTGGTGTAGGTCAAATACAGGATTGTATCTGTATTATTTATACTGTTTAATATTAGTTTCCAAGCTACCATTTTGTTTCAGTTTTCAAGTCAGTAATATTGAGTGTTCTGgtaaaaaaaggtttaaaatgtttttgttaacatCCCTGTGTAATAAAAATGTGAAGGATGTTTATTAAGCCACTGATAAAAAGTGCGTTAAAGAAATCAGTTTGTTTTGATTGCTTTTCAAAGCTTTTTTCTTTTCCTTCTACAAAAGTCAGTATTGTCCAGCAAGAATCTTATGAAGTAAATTTGATAAGATTATATTTTCTGTGTTTGGTGAATTGTCTCAACATTTACTATCTATTTCTTATTAAAAAATAGAGTATGACTCTATCTACAGCAATTGCTATAGCGcatgtttatttttcataaGCAGTACTTTTCTCATAATTAGCGTAATTCGTTTGTTAATGATGCTATAGGTTAGTGAACtagccatttttttttacatcagtCAACAGAAATGTTTGGACTTctgcataaaaaaataatattttttattttgtgctaaaacgtatttttttgccggtcttttaaaggaatattccattttcttacaagaaaaatccagataatttactcaccaccatgtcatccaaaatgttgatgtctttctttgttcagtcgagaagaaattatattttttgaggaaaaaatggactttaatagagcccaacatttaatacttaactcaacacttaactgtttttttcaactgagtttctaaggactataaacgatcccaaacgaggcataatggtcttatgtagtgaaacgattgtcatttttgacaagaaaaataaaaaatatccacttttaaaccacaacttcttgtctagatccggtccagcgcgacctaacataaatgcgtagtgttgtagggaggtcacgtgttacatatataaaacacacatttgcggaccattttaaacaataaactgacacaaagacattaattagtatcagttgacatacaacaatgtaggaacagtcctctttcaacacattagtaaacactggggcggagtttcgcgttcgtcctctgtgacctcttgacgtattgcgtggggtcacgctggcgcatcacgacccgatctagacgagaagttgtggtttaaaagtggatattttttatttttcttgtcaaaaatgacaattgttttgctagataagacccttatgcctcgtttgggatcgtttatagtcctttgaaactccgttgaaaaaaactgttaagtgttgagttaattattaaatgttgggctctattaaagtccattaaaacgagaaaaatcctgcagtgttttcttcaaaaaacataatttcttctcgactgaacaaagaaagacatcaacattttggatgacatggtggtgagtaaattatctggattttaattttaagaaaatggaatattcctttaacatgcagCATAAATCTAACAGTACAttataaaatgaatataaacCAATCCGTGTTCTATTTTTCAtcacattttatttgatttggaGGGAAGGCAAGGGAGTACAATTTTTACACCTCCCAAGGTGAAGTGTAAAAAGATCAGGTGAGGTAGTAAAGCCActgtcttatttttttttaatgggtaATTGGATGCATTGACTTAAAGGGGTAGTTTACCCATAAATAAAAATTCAATCATtttctcattctcatgttgttttaaacctgtatgaatgtcttttttctgatgaacataaaagattgtaaccattgacttccataatagaaaaaaacaaatatgatggaatttaatgggtgaatgatgacagaattttagtttttgggtgaactatccctttaggtCACATGTTACTTAAAAATTATGATGCTGCATTTGCAAAACCAACTAAAGCTATTTTTTGTGAttcactgttttctacataaaatcattctgctgtaaataacattctgtgcaaatataatcttaaatatctttaatTGACTCTTTGATGCTCCGAAATTACTTTTAAtcgcttttaaaaaaaatagttaaatgctgcttttgtgtgtttgtaacaGCAACCAAAAAGTCCTGCATCTTAATATGATGATCTTGCAGGAGTGATGTCTTTCTGATAGTACAAATCATCTATGGAGCAGCTGCTCTTCCTTAAATCCACAGCCAATGCAACACTTATTACTGCTAAATGAACGTTTATTGTAAGATGGTGTTTTCCCCTCTTTTCTTAGCAGTTCCCAAGAATGTGGTAAACAAAGCAGGTGCAGTAAATTagtttttaatgttaagttaAATTAAATGAGCAAAAAGTGCAACTGTTTCTGATGCACAGGACAGTAAAGAAACCATGACATTGAACTTGACAATCTAAAGAAGACTTCTTCACAGGGAACTTATTTCACACTGAGTAACATTCTTTATTGTACATAACATCTATTACTGCTGGTTAAAGATTACTGATTGCTGTCTTTTGTAcagaaaaaataaacttaaaatgaatATGGTCCTAAGCATGTTTGTCTTCAATCATTcatttaagaataataatattaaaaactgCTGTTGCACAAAAACAAGCTGTACAACATTGCAATATTTATAAATCAGCACAAAGCTGATTAAGTCTTTTATTATATTAcgagttgaattttttttatagttaatCATACCCTCGCAGAAAAGGAGAAGACATGAATGCGACAGACTTTTAGTATTAGCTCCACTTGAAAAGCTGCGATCTAATCTTGTTTAGGCTACATGAAATAATCCTCCTCCCGAGCAGGTTTAATCTTACGGACCCGTTGCTATGACAGCAGCTCTAGGAGGAGCTTCAAAATTACCCATGATCAAGTTTGGGAAGTTGtcaaaataaaatcacaaaacATCACTAGAGGGCACTACAGTATAATCAATCTTGGAATAACTACCACCTCCTTCGTGAAAGTGTGAGACTGACAAAGACAAGACTAGAGGTGGGTGGTAGCaataaaatgaacatatttttaACAAGTACTGTGTGTTTTTAGACAGTACCAGAAAGA from Misgurnus anguillicaudatus chromosome 10, ASM2758022v2, whole genome shotgun sequence encodes the following:
- the rbm12bb gene encoding RNA binding motif protein 12Bb yields the protein MAVVIRLQGLRITAGSEDIRNFFTGLRIPDGGVHIIGGDLEEAFIIFASDEDARRAMTRSGGCIKGSPVNLLLSSKTEMQNLLEESTRRSELKGRGIKRPVETGPQQFNKDPRPDVRRVDHQELRKRPSPSSFGEPRGKREGSVSIKDDVYLKLTGMPFSATKVDVRTFFDGLQLDDILFLRNNRGTFNGQALVRFVTVEDTIAGLKRDRQYIGPRYIQVSRCTEEQWLQSGGVVRLEPRKRKSVDRTRSQSPVSYRSRSRSPSREEYCVLFENLAYGIEKRDLRALLNPLSLKDDQIIIFAQKQDDRTKSAIVVFRNLTDYCAGLAHHKEILQTRVVYVSPVSKEKMVAMLESSVDVDKDTRGQRRSAEMPQSSRRAPDSEMRCVYVRNLPFDVRKVEIMDFFHGFALSEDKVILLRDERGAGLGEALVIFQSEKEAAMAQSLNGQGFLGSEVMLKCITLAQMREFGLNDQSVINSQVQNFQRPEEVFNDGAGFSNAQMRPDDCNMQPSFGGDSFEPNFQRNNAFRAGPEGNGNRRYGSPDQQFDGPTCIKLLNLPSQIRIDEIYDFCYGYRVIPGSASLLYDRNGAPRRCATVLFETHREALTALQELNGRPIGTRKIQVVFV